From Peromyscus maniculatus bairdii isolate BWxNUB_F1_BW_parent chromosome 19, HU_Pman_BW_mat_3.1, whole genome shotgun sequence, the proteins below share one genomic window:
- the Cplx4 gene encoding complexin-4: protein MAFFVKNMISNQVKNLGFGGGSEEKKEEGGTSDPAAAQGMTREEYEEYQKQMIEEKMERDAAFTQKKAERACLRVHLRDKYRLPKSEIDETQIQLAGDDVDLPEDLRKMVDEDQDEEEEKDSILGQLQNLQNMDLDTIKEKAQATFTEIKQSAEQKCSVM from the exons ATGGCTTTCTTTGTGAAAAATATGATAAGTAACCAGGTAAAGAATTTAGGATTTGGAGGTGGGtctgaagaaaagaaggaagaaggagggaccTCGGACCCCGCAGCAGCGCAAGGGATGACTAGAGAGGAATATGAGGAATACCAGAAGCAGATGATTGAAGAGAA GATGGAGAGAGATGCTGCATTTACtcagaaaaaggcagagagagcatgcCTCCGAGTCCACCTCAGAGACAAATATAGGCTCCCGAAG AGTGAAATCGATGAGACCCAAATCCAGTTGGCTGGGGATGATGTGGACTTGCCAGAAGATCTCCGAAAGATGGTAGATGAAGaccaagatgaggaagaggagaaggattcTATCCTTGGGCAGTTGCAGAACCTCCAGAACATGGACTTGGATACCATTAAAGAAAAGGCACAAGCCACTTTCACAGAAATCAAGCAATCAGCAGAACAGAAGTGTTCTGTGATGTGA